The Sulfurospirillum sp. UCH001 genome segment AACATAATACTCTGCAATAAAACGAGCGAGTTCTAATGTTTTTGTTGGATAAAATGCTTTATACGTAGATGAAATCAATTCACATGCAAAAGAAGGTTTTTCAACTTCAGCGATAACAACACCTTCAATAGTACGTTTAGAAAGTGGTACTTCGACAATAGTCCCTATCTCGAGCATCTGCTCAGACTGATAGGTTAAAGGCGAAAGTGGAGATTTTAAAAGAGCGATGTGATAGTAAAGCACATTAACTAGCGAGTAAGGTCATTACAATTTGCAGTATTTGCATCACAAGTAAATATACCATTTGTATTTGTGTATGTAAAAGCCGTTGCTACACCATCTACTCTAAATGCATACGCATTTGCTCCTGTTTTAACCCAGCCTCCATCACGATTAGCTTGTGAAAAAATAGGATACTCTAAAATGTTAGAAACATTACCATCGGAAAAATTAAAGAGACGTTGATCACTATTTCCATAATTTGCAGTAATAGCATCAAGATTAGCAGGAAAAGAATTATTTCCTTCAAGTATCATACGGGAGCGTTGCAATGCAATGCCACTTCGGATTGCACTTACATCTGAACGTCCTTTAGTAATATATGCATCGCCACGTGTTGCTGCAAGTCTTGGTATTGCAATTGCTGAAAGAATCCCAAGTACCACAATAACAAAAATAAGTTCAATCATTGTAAAAGCAGAATGATTATTTTTCAAAGTAACCCTTTGGAAGAAGAAGGAAAGCCAAACAACTTTCCTTCAAATAAAATTAGAATATTATCGTGTAATTCTTGTTCCACCAAAAGATTGAACAGCATTTATCATTGTACTTACTGATGGTAGAGCAATTACTTGTGTACAAATGTTCCCTGCAGGGTTATTTGTTCCTACCGTTGTAACATTTCCATCAACAGTTAAAGTTAAAGTCAAACATACTGTTGCATTATTATCAGTTCTAAATGTTATTGTACTTGCTGTAGGAGAATATGCATTTGTAACATTTGTCATTAATCTAGCTGAAGTGGCTGTTAAAGCCATATTACCAGTAGTATTTGTATCTGCCCAATGACCACTTGCTGTATAGAAAGATCCTAAGTCAGAATAGAGTGTTGCAATATCTTGCGCTGCTGCTGAAATAGAAGCATCATCTCTTGTCGCTGCTAATCTTGGGATAGCCACTGCTGCCAAGATACCTAAAATAACGATAACGAAGATAAGTTCGATCATCGTGAAACCTTTTTTCATGTTAACTCCTTTTATGAATTAGCCTATACACTTATAGACCATTTAGAAATCATTCTAGTACAATGTTTTTAAAGCAGTGCTTAAATCTCTTCTATTTTCTTAACAAGTGTTTTTATCTCTTGTTCTAACACAAAATTATCATAACATTTACCAACATAAGCAAATAGAAGCTCTTTAGGATCAATGGTACTTTTACCTTTGAATTTCTCTTTAAAATCTGCTTCAAACTTTACGGCAAAATCACCTTCTAACTTGATATCAAAATCTTTGCCACCAAGACTGATTGTTATTTTACTCATTTGTTTAGCACAGCTTCAATTTTACTCAATAAATCATCTGCATTAACATCTTTGTTAATAAGATCTTGCTCTAACTTTGCAATCTGTACATTTTTCGCTTCAGCAAGAGCTTTAGCCTTTACTACTTCTTGACGAAGGGCTTCATTTTGAGCGAGAAGGTCTTTGTATTTTTCCAAAAGTTCTGTGATCTTTTGGCTTAATGTGCTAATGTTTCTCTCTTCTTCAAACATTTAGAACTCCATTGTGGTCTGTTTGGTATAATTGTAACAAAAAAATTTAAAAAGTATATACAAAGGCTTTTATGAGCGATTTTAAACTTGAAAGTCCCTATCAACCATCAGGCGATCAACCTCAAGCGATAGAGAAGTTAGTAGCATCTATTCAAAAGGGAAACCGTTACCAAACCCTCATTGGTGTTACAGGCAGTGGAAAAACCTATACGATGGCACAAATCATTCAAAAACTGAAGATGCCAACACTGATTATGACACATAATAAAACCCTTGCAGCGCAACTTTACAGTGAATTTAAGGGTTTTTTTCCTAAAAATCATGTGGAGTATTTTATCAGTTACTACGATTACTATCAGCCTGAAGCGTATATTCCACGCAGTGATTTATTTATTGAAAAAGACAGCTCCATTAATGAAGAATTAGAGCGTTTACGTCTTAGTGCGACAGCATCACTCCTCAGCTTTGATGACGTCATTTGTGTTGCTTCCGTTTCTGCAAACTACGGATTGGGTGATCCAAGTGAATATAAAGAGATGGTACAAGTCATTGAAAAGGGTGAAAGCATCAACCAAAAAAAGCTTCTTTTACGCCTTGTTGATATGGGTTATAAACGCAATGATGCATTTTTTGATCGAGGATGTTTTCGTGTCAGCGGCGATGTCATCGACATCTATCCTGCTTACAGTGAAGAAGAAGCCATCCGTGTCGAATTTTTTGGTGATGAAGTCGAGAGCATTAATTACTTTGAAGTTTTTCTCAACAAAAAGTTGCAAAACCTGAACAAAGTTGTCATTTATGCTGCCAATCAATTTATCGTTGGTCATGAGAGGCTTCAAAAAGCGATTAAACTGATTGAGCAAGAACTAGATGAACGCCTAGAATACTTCAAAAAAGAGGACAAACTGGTCGAGTACCAACGCCTCAAACAACGCGTTGAGTTTGATCTAGAAATGCTTCAAAGCACAGGAGCCTGCAAAGGTGTAGAGAACTACGCTCGTTATCTTACAGGTATTGAACCTGGTGGTACGCCCTACTCACTCTTTGACTACTTTGAAGCAATGAATAAAGAGTATCTGGTCATTGTTGATGAATCCCATGTCAGCCTTCCTCAATTTAGAGGAATGTTTGCAGGAGATCGTAGTCGTAAAGAAGTACTTGTTGAGTATGGTTTTCGTCTTCCTAGTGCCCTAGATAACCGTCCTTTGATGTTTGATGAATTCATTCATAAAGCTCCACGTTATCTTTTCGTCAGTGCGACACCAAAAGAGCTTGAACTTGAACTTAGTGGTGAAAATACTGCAGAACAAATCATCCGCCCTACAGGACTACTTGATCCAGAAGTAGAAATTTTAAGCAGCCAAAATCAAGTCGAAACACTTTTTGACAAAATCAAAGAGGTCATCGCAAAAGATGAAAAAGTGCTGGTCACAGTACTTACAAAAAAAATGGCGGAAGAGCTTACACGCTATTACGCAGATTTAGGCATCAAGATCAAATACATGCACTCTGACATCGATGCGATTGAGCGCAATCAGATCATCCGCTCTTTGCGTGTTGGTGAATTTGATGTGCTTGTGGGCATTAACCTTCTTCGTGAAGGATTAGACTTACCAGAAGTGTCTTTGGTTGCTATTTTAGATGCCGATAAAGAGGGATTTCTACGTTCAGAAACCAGCCTCATCCAAACCATGGGGCGTGCAGCACGTAACCTAAACGGTAAAGTGCTTATGTTTGCGGAGAAGATTACCGACTCTATGCAAAAAGCCATTGAAACGACAATGCGAAGGCGTGCTCTTCAAGAAGCATTCAATAAAGAACATGGCATCACACCAACCAGCACCACTCGCAAAATGGATGAAAATCTCAAACTTGAAGAACATGCAGATATTTATAACACCTTTGATAAAAAAGATAAAATTCCGCCAAGTGAGAAAAAGAAAATTATTGCTGAACTTACAAAAGCAATGCATGAAGCTGCAAAGATTTTAGAGTTCGAAAAAGCAGCAAAATTACGCGATCAAATTGAAAAATTAAAGAAGATGTAACTTTTTTTGCATAATAAAGAATTTTTGGAGTAAAATAGAGTCGTTTTAGGAGAATACTATGCAAATAGATAGCTTTTTAAACGCCTCTTATTTACACATCAACAACACTCACCTTTCTTCTAACAATACAACACAAACTTCTTCGTCCCAAAAAAAAGAGAAAAATAGCGAAGAACTGACCGCTTCACAAAAAGCTTTAGTTGCTGAACTTCAAGCAACAGATACCGCTGTACGTGCACATGAGAGCGCTCATATCGCCGCTGGTGGTGGAGTCATTCGCAGTAGCGCCGTTTTTACGTATGTACAAGCACCCGACAAAAGGCTATATGCCGTTGGAGGTGAAGTTGGTATTGATACGTCAGAAGGTAGTACGCCTGAAAATACGGTTACAAAAATGCAAACCGTGCGTGCCGCAGCACTCGCACCAGCTGATCCAAGTGCTACAGACTATCAAGTGGCTTCAACTGCCTCCATGCTTCAAATGATGGCTCGATTAGAAATGTCACGTCTGCAACAAGCTGAACTTTCAGCCAAACAAAAAAGCTATTCATCTGCCAATAATGACAACTCAACTCCTCTTTTTTCAAATTATGCTTAAATTAATCACAACGCGTTACCTTTTTATAACTTTTTTCTGATAAAATAATTAGATTTATTTCGTAATGAAGGATAAAATGTGCCTGATTTAACCGACTCTAGTCTATACCTCAATCGTGAGCTTTCATGGCTCAAATTTAACACCAGAGTCCTTACTCAATCTCTTAAAAAAGAGTTACCTCTTTTTGAACGACTCAAATTTTTAGCCATCTATGCAACCAACCTTGATGAATTTTATATGATTCGTGTTGCAGGACTTAAACAACTCTTTAGTGCTGGTGTTATTGAAACTGGCGCCGATCAAAAAACACCCCTTGATCAATTAAGAGAAATCAGAGCCTACCTTGCAAGTGAAAAAGAGGTTATCCAAAGCAGTTACGAAGAGATCGTTAAAGACCTTGAAAAAGAGAATCTTTTTATCACGGATTATGATGATCTAAGCCCCGCTTTGGCAAAACTTTCTGATGATTATTTCTTTTCTAATATTTTGCCAGTGATTGTTCCGATTGCGGTCAATGCGACGCATCCTTTCCCACATCTTAACAATTTAAGTTTTTCTCTAGCAGTTAAACTTCAAGACAGTGAGAGTGAAGAAGAAAGTAATTATAAGTACGGAATGATTCGTATTCCACGTGTGCTTCCACGCTTTTTTCAAGCAGGTGACAACACTTATGTGCCTATTGAAACTATTGTAAGAAAACATGCGGAAGAGATTTTCCCTGGCTATAAACTCGTCGCTTCTGCTGCCTTTAGAGTTACCAGAAATGCCGATATGGTCATCGAAGAAGAAGAAGCAGATGATTTTATGATGATTATGGAGCAAGGCTTAAAACTACGCCGTAAAGGAGCATTTGTACGCCTAAATATTCAAGAAGGAACCGACCCAGATCTGCTTAATTTCTTGAATTCTCATATGCAGATTTTCTTTAAAGACATTTATACTTATAAAATTCCACTTAACCTTGGAGCCTTATGGCAAATCGTAGGCAATAAAGACTTTTCGCACCTTGCCTTACCACCGTATAATTCAAAAGTCTTACCTCCGTTTGATACCAATGAATCTGTCTTTAAAGTGATCGACAAAGGCGATGTACTGCTCTTTCATCCATACGAGAGTTTTGACCCTGTTCTTAGACTCATTCGTGAAGCATCAAAAGATCCAAAAGTTGTCTCTATCCGTATGACACTTTACCGTGTTGAGAAAAACTCACAGATTGTTCAAGCCCTCATTGACGCTGCAAACGATGGTAAACAAGTCACCGCTGTTGTAGAGCTTAAAGCACGTTTTGATGAGGAAAACAACCTACACTGGGCAAAAGCGCTAGAACAAGCGGGTGCACATGTGGTTTATGGTATCACTGGTTTTAAAGTTCACGCAAAAATCGCTCAAGTCATTCGTCAAGAAGAAGACGGCAAGCTTAAATTTTACATGCACTTTAGTACAGGTAATTACAATGGAGCAACTGCACGTGTCTATACCGATACAAGCTTTTTTACCTGCAAAGAAGATTTTGCCAAAGATGGTACGATGTTCTTTCACATTTTATCAGGCTTTTCAAAGCATAAAAAGCTTGACACGCTTTCAATGTCACCAACGCAAATTAAACCTAAAGTTATCAGCCTAATCAACAATGAAGCGAAACATGGCACGGAAGGTCGTATTATCGTTAAGATGAACTCTCTGGTAGACTCTGATGTTATTCAAGCACTTTACAATGCTTCCATGCAAGGAGTTCAAATCGATATTATCGCTCGAGGTATCTGTTGTTTACGACCTGGTGTTGAGGGTATTAGTGAAAACATTCGCGTAAAATCTATCATCGGTAAGTACTTAGAACATGCTCGTATTTTCTACTTTAAACATGGTGATCCAACCACAACGTTTATCTCAAGTGCAGATTGGATGCCTCGTAATTTAGAGCGAAGATTAGAGCTTATGACACCTATTTTTGATAAAGCGCTACAGCAAAAACTCTTTGAGATTTTACAGCTACAGCTTAATGACAATGTCCTTAGCTGGACACTTGGAAGTGATGGCGAATACACAGAAGTTATACCGACTGATGAGCGTGCCATCAACAACCATACGGTTTTAGAAGATTATATGAATAAAATCTATAAAGCACAAAAGAAAGATACCAGCTCTCATAAAGCAGAAAAACTCGCACGTCGTCTTTTCAAGGAGAGTTGATGATTATGGAGTTTCAAGGCGTACAGCCTTCTATCGCTTCTGATGTATTTATTGCTCCAAGTGCAGATATCATCGGCGATGTTAACATCGGCGAACAGAGTTCTGTCTGGTTTGGATGCGTCATCAGAGGCGATGTAAACTCCATTACAATTGGTAAACGAACCTCTATCCAAGACCTTAGCATGATTCATGTCACACACTTTAAAAAAGAAGACCGTAGCGATGGCTTTGCCACAACCATTGGTGATGATGTGACTATAGCACATCGTGTTATGCTTCATGGATGCACGATCGAAGATGCGTGTTTGATTGGGATGAGTGCTACGATACTTGATGGTGCAGTGATTGGTAAGGAGTCCATCGTTGGAGCAAATTCACTCGTCACAAAAAACAAAATCTTTCCACCGCGTTCACTTATTATGGGAAACCCTGCTAAAGTAGTACGAGAGCTTAGCGATGAAGAAGTAACATCGCTTTATGCATCAGCTGCTAATTATGTAAAATTTAAAGCGATGTACCAGTAGTCGTAGATCTGTTAGTTTTCTCTTTCTTTTTTCTCTGATTTTGAGGCTTGGTAAAAGCGATCAATTGCTCAACACTCTGTACCTCTTCAGGTATATTTTCCAATGCTTTAAAAAAAACCTGTGCTGTTGCTTTGGCGTCATACAATGCACGGTGATGATTTTCAAATGCGATGCCTAAATGTTCAGTTAATGAGCTAAGCCCATATTTGGGGGCTTCTATACATTTACGCGCCAAATCTATCGTATCGAGTCTTCGATTGAGCAGTGGACCAAAGCCTGCTTCTTCTAAATTGTGAGAAATAAAGTAGTAGTCAAAATTGACATTATGCGCAACAAAAACAGCATCTTTGATAAAAAGGCGGAAACCTTCTAAAACGGAATTAAGAGAAGGTGCATGTTGAAGCTCAGAGAGTGTTATGCCCGTAAGCTGTTCGATGCTATCTGGCAAAATATCGGTTTTGACTAAAGATGAAAACTCACCTACTTCTTTGCCATTTTCAATCATTACAGCGCCAATTTCGATGATTTGATTTAAGAGTGGCTTACTGCCGTTTGTTTCGATATCAACAATACAAAATTTACCCTGCATAATCGGTGTTGTCAGTGTTTCTAGCGTAAACGCATAATTGTTATATTTTGTAATGGGAAGTCCTAAAAGCTTCAGCATAGAAAGATCTTCAACATCAACATGTTCAAGCTCTTTAAACATGTGCATCTTCGCAAAAAACTCTTTATGGAAAATAGGCTTTTGAGTCATTTTAAAAATGTAGCTATCAAGGGCTCTCACGCTTTTGCTCTCTTTAAAAACATCTCCACTTTCTCGTGATCTTTAAGACCTTTTGCCCTCTCAACACCACTACTCACATCTACACCATAAAAACCTAAAGGCTTGACCTGTTCAACATTTTCAGGACTGAGCCCTCCTGCTAAAATAATATTTTCGCAATCTGCATGTTCAAACCATGAAAGATCAAGTCTCTGCCCTGCTCCACCATATCCTTCAACATGAGCATCAATAAGGCGTATAAGCCCTTTATACTCTTCAATATCAGAAGTCTCTTTGGCACGAACAACTCGCAAATAAGGAACCTTTAAAGCACTCCAAAACGCATCGTCTACTTCAAAATGGATTTGTGCCATATCCATATGTGCTTCTTTACATACCGCACCAATCTCTTCTGGTGATGCTTCTACAAACAACCCTATTTTTTTGACTGTCATAGGTAATTGTTCAGCAATGTTTTTTGCATTTTCAGGCGTTATGTAACGAGGTGATTTTGGGTAAAAAACAAAACCAAGTGCATCAGCACCGGCATTAAGCGCACACAAAGCATCTTCGAGGTTTGTAATACCGCAGATTTTAACCCACATTGTTATACTTTTAACGAATCAATAGCACTTTTATAATCGTTTGAACCAAAAACATAATTACCTGCAACGACGATATCTACACCTGCATTGGCTAAAGAGCAAATATTTTGATTGTTCACGCCTCCATCGACTTCAATAAGCGTTTTTGCATTTCGTTTTAAAATCATCTCTTTTAAAATGGGAGCTTTTTCCAAAACACTTGGTATAAATTTCTGTCCACCAAACCCAGGGTTAACACTCATTAAAAGTACCATATCTAAATCTTCAAGAAGATACTCAATATGAGAAGGCGGTGTGTGAGGATTGAGGACGATTGCAGGTGAAATACCTAAATCTCTGATTTTTTGAATGAGACGATGAGGATGTTTCTCTTCTTCAATATGAAAGGAAATGTATTTTGGTTTTAAAGGAGCAAAAAGATCGACAAAAAAAGTATTGTTTTCAACCATCAAGTGTACATCTAATGGTTTAGTAGTAGCTTTGGCTACAGCACCAACCACAACAGGTCCAATCGTAAGGTTTGGAACAAAATGCCCATCCATTACATCCACATGTACAAGATCACATCCTGCCGCGCAAATCGCTTCTATCTCTTCTTTTAACTTTCCAAAATCAGCAGAAAGGATACTTGGAGCAACTAACATAATTTAGCCTTTATACGACGATAGACTTCGTAACAGAGTCTATTTTCAAAAATTTACTGAAATTGTATCAAAATTTATAATATTTTCGATATAATCTCAGGCTGCATTGAATTAAGCGTTTCTTTTGCTTTTTTCATGTACAATTCACGAAAAATTTTAAGGATATCGATATGGCAAGAAAATGTGCTCTCACTGGAAAAGGCCCTATGGTTGGTAACAACGTAAGCCATGCGAACAACAAAACTAAAAGAAGATTCCTTCCAAACCTTAGAACTGTCCGTGTGACACTTGAAGATGGAACGACTAAGAAAATTAGAATTGCTGCTTCGACACTTCGTACAATGAAGAAAAACGGCTAAAATTTCTCCTTCTACGGGGAAATTTTTGCTGCTTAACTGTTTTTGCTCTAACCTCAAAACTTTCACACTAAAATCCTAAAGGATTTACCCATGTTTACTATTCTTCCACTTCAAAATGGACTTGATAATGTTGCTGGTTTTTTCTGCCAAGGCGTGTCAGCTGGCTTTAAACCCAATGGCAATAACGATGTCGCGTTTATTCGCTCTAACGAGCTATGCGATATTTCAGCTGTCTTTACATCCAATGTCTTTCAAGCTGCACCTATTAAGCATTTTTTACGCTATCCAAAAGGTTTTCAAACCAATTTTATTTTAATGAACGCTAAAAATGCAAACGCTATGACAGGAGAAAAGGGAATTGAAGATATTGATACCCTGTTTGGAAAACTCAAAGAAAAATTCCCAAGCTTACATAACCCTATTATGAGCTCTACAGGCGTGATTGGCTATCGTCTCAACGTTGAAAAACTCTCATCTGCATTTGATAAGTTTGATTTTAATGCTAAAGATTCACATGCGACTGCTTCTGCAATTATGACAACCGATAGCTTCAAAAAAGAGCTTTGTTTCAAAGTCATTCTAGAAGATGGCAGTTGTTTCCACATCGCAGCTATCTGTAAGGGTGCGGGTATGATTAACCCTGCGATGGCTACTATGCTTTGCTTTATCCTCACCGATGCAAATATACCAAAAGTAGATATGGATGAACTTTTATTGCCTGCAATAGAGCATTCATTCAATGCAGTCAGTGTTGATGGCGATACATCTACAAACGACACCGTTTTACTTCTAAGCTCAAAACAGAGTGGCGTTTACCATAAAGAAGCCTTCAATGAAGCGCTTCGCCTGATTACAAAAGAACTTAGCTTGATGCTAGTACGTGATGGTGAAGGCTCAACAAAAGTAGTTGCCTTTGAAGTGAGTGGTGCAAAAAGCGTGGCTGAAGCTGAGAAAGCAGCTAAAGCACTCAGTAATTCACTGTTGGTTAAAACAGCTCTTTTTGGGGAAGATCCAAACTGGGGACGTATCGCTTCTACCATTGGTGCAAGTGGTATTAACTGCAGTGAAGAAACTCTCGTAATTCATTACGATGATGTCTTAATTTATAGCAAAGAACAGCGCTCTTTAGATGCAGAAGCTGAAAAAAAAGCAGCCGCAGTTATGAAAAAAGACTCTTTCCGTATTCACTGTGAATTGGGAATTGGAGAGGCAAGTTTCACAGCATACGGCTGTGATTTAGGGCATAAGTATGTTGAAATAAATGCCGATTATAGGACTTAGTCGTAAAATTAAGCACTTTTTGGTAAAATAAAAACAAATATAAAAGGAGAATCAATGCTACACGAATATAGAGAAGTTATTTCAAAACTTAAAGTTGAAAATGCACACTTTGCAAAAATTTTCGAAAAACATAATGAACTTGATCAAAAAATTACTGATGCAGATGAAGGAAGAGCACACATCAGTGATGCAGAGCTTGAAACTATGAAAAAAGAGAAACTTAAACTTAAAGATGAAGCGTATGCACTTATTATTGCATACAAAAAAGAGCATAATCTCTAAAAAATTGTTTGGGCTTAAATGCCCAAACTCTCTACAAAAACTGTTTTTCCTCTACTGTTTTCTTTACAAAACTCCACAATTTTTCCATGAAACCTAGCATATAACTCATTTAGAGACATTTCTTTGCCATAAAGCACATGGATTTTGGAGAGATTGCTTAGCAAGCCTTCTTCAACCCACTCTTGAAGTTCTGCATACGATTCAAAGCTATAGCCAAATGAAGCGAGGAGTCTTGCAGTATAAGCATCAACAACCATTGCTTCTTGTTTACATGCATAACAAAGTATAGAATCTGCACTCTCTGCACCAATCCCTTTTTGTGCCAACAACCATTCTCTATCCACTCTAGTGCAAAACACCTCAAAGGAGTCAAACTCTTTGAGTATGGCATGGGTTAATAAATGAAGATTTTTAGCTTTGGTATTGTAAAAGCCTGAGGGTCGGATATACTCTGAAAGTTGTTCTATAGGGAGTGCTGATAACATCTCTAAACTATCAATGCCAGCACACTCTAAATTTTCCATGCTTTTTTCAACATTTTCCCATTTGGCTTGCTGAGTTAAAATAGCACCTATAATCACCCAAAATGTTCCAGAACGAGGCCACCATAATGGATCTCTGGTCGTTTTTAAATAACCACTGTTTTTAAGAGCGACCAAAAGCTCAAAGCTATTTTTCATGTACTGCCCTAGCAAGCAAACGTTCTTGGTCATCAAAAATGCGTAATTTATACGCCTCAATACACTTTCCCTCTTCAATCTCCATAATAACCATCTGCAAAATCTTTTTACATTTTTTAGGTATTTCAAGAGATGCTGGAAGTCCTGTAAGG includes the following:
- a CDS encoding YdcH family protein, which translates into the protein MLHEYREVISKLKVENAHFAKIFEKHNELDQKITDADEGRAHISDAELETMKKEKLKLKDEAYALIIAYKKEHNL
- a CDS encoding 3-methyladenine DNA glycosylase, with the translated sequence MKNSFELLVALKNSGYLKTTRDPLWWPRSGTFWVIIGAILTQQAKWENVEKSMENLECAGIDSLEMLSALPIEQLSEYIRPSGFYNTKAKNLHLLTHAILKEFDSFEVFCTRVDREWLLAQKGIGAESADSILCYACKQEAMVVDAYTARLLASFGYSFESYAELQEWVEEGLLSNLSKIHVLYGKEMSLNELYARFHGKIVEFCKENSRGKTVFVESLGI